DNA from Paraphotobacterium marinum:
ATACTTCTTCAAATGACTCTTGGTGTTTGGGTCTCATCTAATTATGCTTCTATGGTTTGCAGTTCATTTCCTATATGTGAATATCCTTGGTGGTCAATGTATGATTTAAATGCTTTTAATCCACTCACAACATCTGCAAATCAAAGCTATCAATTTGGTGTTTTAAATTTAGAGCAGAGAGTCACTCTTCACATTACCCACAGATTTGGAGCTATGATACTTACTATTATGATGATTTTATATGTATTTCAGATATTTAATTTAGGCTATAGAAAATTTGCAGTATTAGTTATCTTTATATTCATATTACAAATATTACTTGGTATAAATAATATTCTGTCTTTTTTAAATATACTAAATGCGACACTTCATAATCTTGTGGGTGTTTTGTTATTCGTTATTGTTTTATATGTTCATTTAAAATTAAGGGAACGATGCCATGAAAATTATATATGATTATAAAATATATCATTCAGGTTTCGTAAGATTAATACTTGATTTATTTTTGACCACAAAGCCCAAAATTGTTGTTATGTTGGTTTTGACATTGATTGTTGGCATGTGTTTATCAGATAATATGACAGCCATACCTTTAGACACATTCTTAAAAACTATATTGGGATTTTTTTGTATTGCCAGCTCAGCGGCTTCAATAAATCACTTAATTGACTATAATTATGATAAATTAATGAGTAGAACTTTAAATAGACCTTTAGTAAAAGGCACTGTTACAAGGAAAAGCTTATTCACTTTTAACTTTATTTTAGTATTTAGTGGAACTATAACTTTGTTGAGTGTCAATCTAATCACAACATTTTTATCTTTATTTGGTTTTCTAGGGTATACTATTATTTATTCTAAATGGCTAAAACATAAAACACATCAGAATATTGTAATTGGAGGACTTTCTGGAGCAATACCTCCCTTAGTAGGGTGGACTGCAGTAACTAATGACATACATCCTTATTCACTTCTATTAGTGATGATAATTTTTTATGGACCCCCCTCATTTTTGGCCTTTAGCAATCTTTAGAAGAAGTGAATACCAATTAGCAGGAATACCGATGCTTCCTGTCACTCATGGTAATAAATTTACATCAAACATGATTATTTTTTATACAATAATGCTTTTTTGTGGTATATTATTTACCTGGGTCGTAGGAATGACTGGACAACTTTTTATTATATTTGGCTCTATATTAAGTTTGATATTTTTAATTTTTAGTATTTTGTTAAGAATTAATACAAGCTTTATATTAGCTAAAATAACATTCATTTATTCCATTATTTATTTGTTTTGTATATTTGCATTACTTTTTTTAGATAAATTTTTACAGTAGGGTTACATGAAACATAACTTTTATAAATTAACATTTTTAATATTTCTTCTTTCTTTAACCAGTTGTGTAAAT
Protein-coding regions in this window:
- a CDS encoding UbiA family prenyltransferase; translated protein: MKIIYDYKIYHSGFVRLILDLFLTTKPKIVVMLVLTLIVGMCLSDNMTAIPLDTFLKTILGFFCIASSAASINHLIDYNYDKLMSRTLNRPLVKGTVTRKSLFTFNFILVFSGTITLLSVNLITTFLSLFGFLGYTIIYSKWLKHKTHQNIVIGGLSGAIPPLVGWTAVTNDIHPYSLLLVMIIFYGPPSFLAFSNL
- a CDS encoding UbiA family prenyltransferase, yielding MDPPHFWPLAIFRRSEYQLAGIPMLPVTHGNKFTSNMIIFYTIMLFCGILFTWVVGMTGQLFIIFGSILSLIFLIFSILLRINTSFILAKITFIYSIIYLFCIFALLFLDKFLQ